The DNA window ATTATCAACATGCCTCAAACTGCCGTATTAGGATTACATGGTGTTAAAGAAAGACCAGTCACTGTTAACGGGCAAATCGTTTCTAGACCAATGATGTACTTGGCATTGACTTACGACCACAGAGTGGTTGACGGTCGTGAAGCTGTTATTTTCTTAAGAACCATCAAggaattgattgaagaCCCAAGAAAGATGTTGTTATTGGAATAAGTGCATTGGCAAACGAAGCACAAAGGAGAGTTTGAAATCATAAAAGAGATATAAggttatttattaaacattttttttttccgaataaaaaaataggTCGTCATTACATAAGCTACTTTAAACATATACATATTCAGTAACCAAAGTATTTTGTAGATTAAGCTAAGTTAAAGCTTTCAAGCAGAATGTGATTGTTTAGTTTAATTTGGAGTAGATTGGGGCACAAAACGtataatttgaaagatGAAGGAGGAAGGCACGGAAGATGGAAATAAACAACTAGAGAATGGAGTGCTTTGTAAACAATCTTCTACAATGAGATCATTCTGACAGCAACAAAGCTaatctttgaaaaaaataaactctACATTATGATTGACTCTGCTCAATGCCCTCATCTTGTTCAATTGTTACAAGTTGCTTGGCATCTTCCAATTCTTGTAGATGTTCGCATCCAAACATCATACCATAACAGTTCTGCTTTCTCTTTTCTACTGTATGAAGATCTATGTGAAATTACGGTTGCTATCATagtcattattattattggaacACATGGTTAGCAATTGAATACGATTCAATGTagcttctttttttttttctgctttgtttatatttctCGCTTTGTCCCAAAATTGCAATGATATGAGATGTGTTTACAATCAATCCTAAAAAGGAAATAGCTTTCAAGTATTTTATTTACCTTTTTCTCTTCCAACTTTTGCACCTCCTTTACTAAATATGCATTAGAAATTTCtgaatttttgaaaataccATCTTTCTTTCATCTTTTGCTTTCCTTTTCTctctccttttttttttttttgatctCCCATCCTATACGTTTTTTTTATCGAGTCTATTCATTCAGAAACAGAACATAAGCCAGGTCTTACaatgaataaatttgaCTTGTTTGATGATTACTCGACCAAAGGGTCAGCTATCCCTCTTCccaatgaaaattttgacCAATTGTTCTTAAGCTCGGAACCcaatgatattgaatttttatttaatgaaacGTTGATGGGGTTACAAGATTTAGATGTTCCTTCTGGGTATGGAGTTTCCCAAAATAccattaataatgatttccACCACACACCAAATAAGTCAAAGTCTCACAGTAGGCAATACAGTGGAACAGcaatttttggttttgcCGACCACAATAGAGATTTATCCATAAATGGTGTCAGCAATGACTTGTACAAACAATCCAATAAAGTCATTAGCACACAGTCTGTATCACCTGGCGAGTTGTTGAAACGTGCAAGAGCTTCACCAACgccaacaccaacaactGTACCGGCTACTGCTCAAGACATTTtagattttaattttgaagaaaaaccAATTTTGTTACTTGAAGAGGATGAGcttgaagaagaaaaacacaaacaacaagaaagaatGATGACACAACTGTCTCCGTTAAAAAGAGTAACCACTCCTAGGCAATCGCCATTTGTCCAACAATCTCAAACCATGAAACAGAGAAAGTCACACAAGACAGACGAGTACATTGTTGCCAATGAGAATCCCAATTCGTACAAATTTCCACCATCACCTTCACCGCCTGCCAAACGTCAACAGTATCCACCGTCCTCTCCAATACCATATAATCCAAAACCTGATCCAGTTGGTGGCAATTCTTATTCTGCAAAATACTTGCAGTCTTTAAACAAAACCCAGCAAGTTGAAtatgttgatgatattgaacCGTTTTTGCAGGACGATACGAATAACATGAAGTATATTCCAATTCCTATACAAGAACCCATGCTGTACCAAAAACAGAAACCAATGACACCTCCATTACAATCACAAAAGGTTTCTCAACCGGTAGAACCATTAAAGGCatcacaaccacaaccaaaacaacaacagcaactaAATAATGAACAGGGTAAAGAATTTAATgctaatttcaatttcaacacTTTCTTACCCCCACCGACTCCACccaatttgattaatggATCTCCTGATTGGAACTCATCACCAGAACCGCTTTCTCCCTCTCCAGGAAGATTGCAGCCACCACAACAGATATCCCCAGTTCACCAGAATCTAGGTGCTATGGGTAACAATATCAACTTTTATACACCCATGTATTACGAGCTGCCTGTACACTCTGAACTAgcacaacaacagcaacaaaaCCAGCCTGAATTACAAAACACTTATCAACAGATTAAACacattcaacaacaacagcaaatGCTACAACACCAGCTTCATACTCaaaacaaccaacaacaacaacaacaacaacaacaacagcaacaacaacaacaacagcaacgtccaattcaattccaGAATCAGAATAAGATTCCTTACTcacaacaaaatcaattctcACCTACGCATTCCAATTTAAACTTGTCTCCTGCAAAACAACTTAATCCAGATGCAATTTCCATGCATTTATCACctttgaaaaaacaattacCAAACACACCAACGAAGCAACCCCCTGTCACCATTGAATGGAGTCCAGTTATATCACCAAACTCAAAACAACCATTAcacaaacaaatcaaagaatCGTCACCACGACGCCGAATCAAAAAGACCTCATTGTTGCCACCAGGTGAATTGGATAACTATTGGACAGGACCAGATAAAGACAAAATATATACCTGTACCTACAAAAACTGTGGGAAAAAATTCACTCGTCGATATAATGTGCGAAGTCATATTCAAACACATTTAAGTGATCGTCCATTTGGTTGTCAGTTCTGTCCCAAAAGATTTGTTAGACAACATGATTTGAATCGTCACGTGAAAGGACACATTGAAGCCAGATATAGTAAATGTCCTTGTGGTAAAGAGTTTGCTAGATTAGATGCTTTGAGAAAGCACCAGGATCGAAATATTTGTGTTGGTGGGAATAAAAATGCCATTAGTAAACctacaaagaaaaaggggACTAATAACTGTCAACAGCAAGTGCCTAGTACAGATATAGTAGTTGAGAGAATAGAAAAACAGTTGCTACAGGAAGATAACAGTCTTACTGACGAGTTTTTGGTGTTGCAATAGACATTGCCGAATAAAAAGACACATTTTAGCTTTTTGTGGAAAGTGTTTGCATGAGTGAGTTTgcatttcaattcatttaattttatccttctaaattatattttttatatcGTTTGATTTATTGCTAGTTTATTAATTCTATGTTCACTTCTATTAGAGAttgctttttttgttgttgcttctttttgtatatttgatttataataCACAAGTCATTATGAGTAGTACTAGTActattaatatttattcTCTTATAGTCAGTATTGTAAAGCTAACAAATACTAATAAAGAgatttccttttccttttaacaaaaaaaaaaaaagtcgaCAACCGTTCTTAATCTGAAGCATCATCAGTACCAACACCGGTTTCAGTACCAGTACAATCTTTCTCCTCTTCTTGTTTATGGATTTTCAAATGCTGATTTAGATTATCTGAACGACTAAACTTTTTATGGCATATATCACAATTATATGGTTTTTCAAACGTGTGCAAAGATCTAAAATGCCGTTTCAAATGCTCATGACGTTTAAATCTTCGTTGACACAAATTACACAAATAAATCTTTGAAGTGTCACTCAAATCAGcttctttgttttctttccGACCTCTGGTTctatttttgttattgataataGACGTGGGGAAAATCTTAGTGTCAGGAGGTAAATCCAATGAGGCCAAGTCAACTTCAACCTCAATTCCTTTTGAAATCATTGTGGCTACTGGTGTAtccaaagaagaaacagTACACATATCTTCCAACTCTGCAGCAGTAtaatcttttaattttgacgttgatttctttttcagtATCAATTTAGAACCAAGTATGCGTTTCGATGCATTCGCTAATGTAGACGTAGTGGGTGTGGATGATGATGCTACACCACTCTGATCATCAGAACCAATAACATTTTGATTCAGTGATGTATCTGATGAAGACACACTAACATTACCGGCACTGACATTATCCAATAACGATGATCGCTCACTCACAGGCTCTTTCttgattttagttttattgaaaaatgatgTTTTTTCAACTGTACCGGTTGAGTTATTGCTGGATGCGCCACCAGTTGTTCCACTTGATACtggtaattgttgttgttgttcttcgTCCTTAATTTTGCCTTTCGGCTTCCTATAGCTCTTGGTTTTCCGTTTACCCACATTTTCAAATAGGGCCGCATAATCCGGCTCTTGAAATGATGACTCGGAAATTGAATGTTCTAATGTATTACCCCCTGCACCAGTAGTAAGTGACGGAGTACCACTTGAATGGTGCAGAGAAATATTACCAATCACATCACTGACATTTTCATCTGGTTTGAGTTCTTCTCCGGGAGCAGACGCCGTCATTTCCTGATCCGGTTG is part of the Candida dubliniensis CD36 chromosome R, complete sequence genome and encodes:
- a CDS encoding metallothionein expression activator, putative (Similar to S. cerevisiae ACE2) — translated: MNKFDLFDDYSTKGSAIPLPNENFDQLFLSSEPNDIEFLFNETLMGLQDLDVPSGYGVSQNTINNDFHHTPNKSKSHSRQYSGTAIFGFADHNRDLSINGVSNDLYKQSNKVISTQSVSPGELLKRARASPTPTPTTVPATAQDILDFNFEEKPILLLEEDELEEEKHKQQERMMTQSSPLKRVTTPRQSPFVQQSQTMKQRKSHKTDEYIVANENPNSYKFPPSPSPPAKRQQYPPSSPIPYNPKPDPVGGNSYSAKYLQSLNKTQQVEYVDDIEPFLQDDTNNMKYIPIPIQEPMSYQKQKPMTPPLQSQKVSQPVEPLKASQPQPKQQQQLNNEQGKEFNANFNFNTFLPPPTPPNLINGSPDWNSSPEPLSPSPGRLQPPQQISPVHQNLGAMGNNINFYTPMYYESPVHSELAQQQQQNQPELQNTYQQIKHIQQQQQMLQHQLHTQNNQQQQQQQQQQQQQQQQQRPIQFQNQNKIPYSQQNQFSPTHSNLNLSPAKQLNPDAISMHLSPLKKQLPNTPTKQPPVTIEWSPVISPNSKQPLHKQIKESSPRRRIKKTSLLPPGELDNYWTGPDKDKIYTCTYKNCGKKFTRRYNVRSHIQTHLSDRPFGCQFCPKRFVRQHDLNRHVKGHIEARYSKCPCGKEFARLDALRKHQDRNICVGGNKNAISKPTKKKGTNNCQQQVPSTDIVVERIEKQLLQEDNSLTDEFLVLQ